A section of the Deinococcus hopiensis KR-140 genome encodes:
- a CDS encoding IS66 family transposase, whose translation MKAAEADRRCPSPCGQGEGHRRSEPLPLRLKVCPGCHRRRQAVFPGNVRGQVQYGPRFQGLAVYLNVAQFLPFKRVSDVLETLSDQRPREGTLALHLNLATQGLAGFEAGLKEALLEEPVLHVDETGSKVKGWTGPVLWTKRTGDSAQGGCTPRGGAVGWPHRWANSSGVRYAREERGLVLL comes from the coding sequence ATGAAGGCCGCTGAGGCGGACCGCCGATGTCCCTCCCCCTGTGGTCAGGGGGAGGGACATCGGCGGTCTGAGCCTTTGCCGCTCAGGCTGAAGGTGTGTCCAGGCTGTCACCGCCGCCGACAGGCGGTGTTTCCAGGGAACGTGCGGGGTCAGGTGCAGTATGGCCCTCGGTTCCAGGGCCTCGCGGTGTACCTGAATGTCGCCCAGTTCCTCCCCTTCAAGCGCGTCAGTGACGTCCTCGAGACGCTGTCTGACCAACGTCCCAGGGAAGGAACACTGGCGCTGCACCTCAACCTCGCCACACAGGGACTCGCTGGGTTTGAGGCCGGCCTGAAAGAAGCCTTGCTCGAAGAACCCGTCCTGCATGTGGACGAGACGGGCAGCAAGGTGAAGGGCTGGACTGGCCCAGTTTTGTGGACGAAGCGGACTGGAGACTCGGCTCAGGGTGGGTGTACGCCGCGAGGTGGAGCGGTGGGGTGGCCCCACCGCTGGGCGAACTCGTCGGGCGTCAGGTACGCCAGGGAAGAACGCGGTCTGGTGCTGTTGTAG
- a CDS encoding integrase core domain-containing protein — MEAALVEVMRKRGVPTFIRSDNGSAFIAHDLKIWLAVQEVGTKYIDPGKPWQNGVAQSFHARLRDELLNLEVFYSARHAQVLLDGWRTFYNSTRPRSSLAYLTPDEFAQRWGHPTAPPRGVHPP, encoded by the coding sequence GTGGAAGCTGCCCTGGTCGAGGTGATGCGGAAACGGGGCGTGCCGACCTTTATTCGCAGCGACAATGGCTCGGCGTTTATCGCCCACGATCTCAAGATTTGGCTGGCCGTGCAGGAGGTAGGCACCAAATACATTGACCCCGGAAAACCATGGCAGAACGGTGTTGCACAGAGCTTCCACGCCCGACTCCGCGACGAATTGCTGAACCTGGAGGTCTTTTACTCTGCTCGACATGCCCAGGTCCTCCTGGACGGCTGGAGAACGTTCTACAACAGCACCAGACCGCGTTCTTCCCTGGCGTACCTGACGCCCGACGAGTTCGCCCAGCGGTGGGGCCACCCCACCGCTCCACCTCGCGGCGTACACCCACCCTGA
- a CDS encoding IS3 family transposase gives MSSLAHPKHDGQLSARIRTLAREHPRWRCRRVHATLRQEGVQVNRKAVHRLWKSEGLALLTRCKTRKIRTGQHIPMKAEQPNQVWTYDFVFDQTPEDNP, from the coding sequence TTGTCTTCCCTGGCACATCCCAAACACGATGGGCAGCTCAGCGCACGGATCAGGACGCTGGCCCGCGAGCATCCCCGCTGGAGATGCCGCCGGGTCCATGCCACCCTCCGCCAGGAAGGTGTTCAGGTGAACCGCAAGGCGGTGCACCGCCTCTGGAAGAGTGAGGGTCTTGCGCTTCTCACCCGCTGCAAGACGAGAAAAATTCGTACAGGACAACACATTCCGATGAAAGCCGAGCAGCCGAACCAGGTCTGGACCTATGACTTTGTCTTTGACCAGACCCCGGAGGACAACCCCTGA
- a CDS encoding transposase codes for MKQKRFSEKQIIKLLQGAKKGEKPIEELCREAGCSTASLSTWKARYGDATVDEARRLRQLERENERLLKLVGQQRLELEGMKEILAKKR; via the coding sequence ATGAAGCAGAAGCGGTTCAGTGAGAAACAGATCATCAAATTGCTTCAGGGCGCCAAAAAAGGCGAAAAGCCGATAGAGGAGCTGTGCCGAGAGGCCGGATGCAGTACGGCCTCCCTCTCCACTTGGAAAGCGAGATACGGCGACGCCACGGTCGATGAAGCCCGGCGGCTCCGCCAGCTCGAACGCGAGAACGAGCGGCTGTTGAAGCTGGTGGGCCAGCAGCGTCTGGAGTTGGAAGGCATGAAAGAGATCCTGGCAAAAAAGCGTTGA
- a CDS encoding ABC transporter ATP-binding protein encodes MTSPVSTGLSPQPATVQRDRVLNAEALEVAYGEVQVVYGISLHVDKGELVGLVGGNGSGKSTILRVLSGMLRARAGTATYRGQNLNGVPPHRITDLGVAHVPMGRQLFGQMSVEENLLMGAYLPRTKANRAANLQKVYDFFPRLTEKRLTSAAALSGGEQQMVAIGRALMSEPEVLLMDEPSLGLAPLVVSEVMRVIGSLRELGLTVLLVEQNVRQVLKVTDRTYVLELGRLVKEGPSQELMGDPDIIRAYLGV; translated from the coding sequence ATGACTAGCCCCGTTTCGACTGGCCTTTCTCCTCAACCGGCGACCGTTCAGCGCGACCGCGTTCTCAACGCCGAGGCGTTGGAGGTGGCTTACGGCGAGGTACAGGTCGTGTACGGCATCTCGCTGCATGTGGACAAGGGTGAACTCGTCGGACTGGTTGGTGGCAACGGCAGCGGCAAGAGCACCATTTTGCGCGTGCTGTCGGGCATGCTCCGGGCCAGGGCCGGAACCGCCACCTACCGGGGTCAAAACCTCAACGGCGTGCCACCACACCGCATCACGGACCTGGGCGTCGCGCACGTCCCGATGGGACGGCAGCTGTTCGGGCAGATGTCGGTTGAGGAAAACCTCCTGATGGGCGCGTACCTGCCCCGCACCAAGGCGAACCGCGCCGCGAACCTCCAGAAGGTCTACGACTTCTTTCCCCGCCTGACCGAAAAGCGCCTGACCTCGGCGGCGGCCCTGTCCGGCGGAGAGCAGCAGATGGTCGCCATTGGCCGTGCCCTGATGAGCGAACCCGAGGTGCTGCTGATGGACGAACCCTCGCTGGGCCTGGCCCCGCTGGTGGTGAGCGAGGTCATGCGCGTGATCGGCTCGCTGCGCGAACTGGGGCTGACCGTGCTGCTGGTCGAGCAGAATGTTCGGCAGGTGCTTAAGGTCACGGACCGCACCTACGTCCTGGAACTCGGGCGGCTGGTCAAGGAAGGCCCCAGCCAGGAGCTGATGGGGGACCCAGACATCATCAGGGCTTACCTGGGGGTGTAG
- a CDS encoding ABC transporter ATP-binding protein, translating into MTASPNFPELTESPGEPARTPQGPPLLTAERVTVRFGGVVAVKDISLQVRPGEILGLIGPNGAGKTTLFNALTGFVRPSSGRVSLDGRDITPLAPQVRARLGMARTFQVERPFEDLSVLENVLVASFLRHRGRDAEDRAYAVLERVGLADRATQPASELNLARRRRLELAKALALEPRLLFLDESIAGLNPPAQQEMVALIRTLAASGLGIVMVEHIMHVIMGLSDHVICMAFGELLAEGRPQAVATHPDVIRAYLGDDHD; encoded by the coding sequence GTGACGGCCTCCCCGAATTTCCCCGAACTCACCGAGTCTCCGGGGGAACCCGCCCGCACGCCGCAGGGACCGCCCCTCCTCACGGCCGAGCGCGTCACAGTGCGTTTCGGCGGAGTGGTCGCGGTCAAGGACATCAGCCTCCAGGTTCGCCCAGGCGAGATCCTCGGGCTGATCGGGCCGAATGGAGCGGGCAAAACCACCCTGTTCAATGCCCTGACCGGCTTCGTGCGCCCGAGCTCGGGCCGGGTCAGCCTGGATGGGCGCGACATCACTCCGCTGGCACCTCAGGTCCGCGCCCGACTGGGCATGGCCCGTACCTTTCAGGTCGAGCGGCCCTTTGAGGACCTCAGCGTGCTGGAAAACGTCCTGGTCGCCAGCTTCCTGCGCCACCGGGGACGGGACGCCGAGGACCGGGCCTACGCCGTGCTCGAACGGGTGGGGCTTGCAGACCGTGCCACGCAGCCCGCCAGTGAGCTCAACCTCGCCCGCCGCCGCCGCCTGGAACTCGCCAAGGCGCTCGCGCTCGAACCTCGGCTCCTGTTTCTGGACGAGAGCATCGCGGGCCTCAATCCCCCCGCGCAGCAGGAGATGGTCGCCCTGATTCGCACGCTGGCCGCCTCCGGCCTGGGCATCGTGATGGTCGAGCACATCATGCACGTGATCATGGGCCTGTCAGACCACGTGATCTGCATGGCGTTTGGAGAACTGCTTGCCGAGGGTCGCCCCCAGGCCGTCGCCACCCATCCGGACGTGATCCGCGCCTACCTCGGAGACGACCATGACTAG
- a CDS encoding branched-chain amino acid ABC transporter permease — protein MTTTAPLSTPRPRALTFGNVWLSLALLAVMLLYPFVFGKALNFGVSTLIFAGLAMSWNILGGWAGQTSLGHAALMGVGAYTMTLLAMPDRVPTLFGGPVAPWWGALIGMGLAVLLAAVWGALTFRLQGSYFTLSTIAVALVLRLVAINSEWTGGAEGLFMPELPTPFGLDLFDRKVEYGLAFAFVALTLLVTHLLRRSRLGYALQAVREDEDGARALGIDPARMKLIAFMLSAALTALGGSLYAVYLQAFEPHTLLELPLSVQIALMAIIGGRASIQGPVIGALLLAVFGEVFRTMFANANLLIYGVLILAVTLFAPNGVLGLFGRGGRKLGTAR, from the coding sequence ATGACCACCACGGCTCCGCTTTCCACTCCGCGCCCGCGTGCCCTTACCTTCGGCAATGTCTGGCTGAGCCTCGCGCTGCTGGCCGTGATGCTGCTGTATCCGTTCGTCTTCGGCAAGGCGCTGAATTTCGGTGTATCCACCCTGATCTTCGCGGGGCTCGCCATGAGCTGGAACATCCTGGGTGGCTGGGCCGGACAGACCAGCCTGGGGCACGCCGCGCTCATGGGTGTAGGGGCGTACACCATGACGCTGCTCGCCATGCCGGACCGCGTTCCGACCTTGTTCGGCGGCCCGGTCGCTCCCTGGTGGGGCGCGCTGATCGGGATGGGGTTGGCCGTGCTGCTCGCCGCCGTCTGGGGCGCGCTGACATTCCGGTTGCAGGGCAGCTACTTCACCCTCTCGACCATCGCCGTGGCGCTGGTGCTGCGGCTCGTTGCCATCAACAGCGAGTGGACCGGCGGTGCGGAGGGCCTCTTTATGCCGGAGCTCCCCACTCCCTTCGGGCTGGACCTCTTCGACCGCAAAGTGGAGTACGGGCTGGCATTCGCGTTCGTGGCCCTCACGCTGCTCGTCACGCACCTGCTGCGCCGCTCCCGGCTGGGCTACGCCCTGCAGGCGGTGCGCGAGGACGAGGACGGAGCGCGGGCGCTCGGCATCGACCCGGCGCGGATGAAGCTGATCGCGTTCATGCTCAGCGCGGCGCTCACGGCCCTGGGCGGCAGCCTGTACGCCGTTTACCTGCAGGCCTTCGAGCCGCACACCCTGCTGGAACTGCCCCTCAGCGTGCAGATTGCCCTGATGGCGATTATCGGTGGGCGGGCCAGCATTCAGGGGCCGGTGATTGGCGCGCTGCTGCTGGCGGTGTTCGGCGAGGTGTTCCGGACCATGTTTGCCAACGCCAACCTGCTGATCTACGGGGTGCTGATCCTCGCGGTCACGCTGTTTGCGCCGAACGGCGTGCTCGGCCTCTTCGGTCGGGGTGGGCGCAAGCTGGGGACGGCGAGGTGA
- a CDS encoding branched-chain amino acid ABC transporter permease: MDQAAVTALFQTLAQGLLTGGLYALIGTGLSLIFGVMRVINFAHGDFLAIGMFITLALFRTFHVDPYVSLLVAAPVGFALGFFIQRFVLARLGDRLSEGSMLATLGLGLIISNTLLLTFGAQPQNINVPYATSTFQLGGIQISIPLLIAGLGTVVAITGLNLLLYRTELGRAIRATSQNPLGAELQGVKTAHIQAIVFGLGVAFAAIAGVLLMPLLYAFPTVGENYTTKAFIVTVLGGLGSLPGAIAGGLVLGLIESLGAFYISNNYRDAYGLVAFLLVLLLRPEGLFGKTVKRV; the protein is encoded by the coding sequence ATGGACCAGGCTGCCGTCACGGCGCTCTTTCAAACGCTGGCGCAGGGCCTGCTCACGGGCGGACTGTACGCCCTGATCGGCACGGGCCTGAGCCTGATCTTCGGGGTGATGCGCGTGATTAACTTTGCGCACGGCGACTTTCTCGCCATCGGTATGTTCATCACGCTGGCCCTGTTCCGCACCTTTCATGTGGACCCCTACGTCAGCCTGCTCGTGGCTGCGCCCGTGGGATTCGCGCTGGGCTTTTTCATCCAGCGCTTCGTGCTCGCGCGGCTGGGTGACCGACTCAGCGAGGGCAGCATGCTCGCCACGCTGGGGCTGGGCCTCATCATCAGCAACACGCTGCTCCTGACCTTCGGCGCGCAGCCGCAGAACATCAACGTGCCCTACGCGACGAGCACCTTTCAGCTGGGCGGTATCCAGATCAGCATTCCGCTCCTGATCGCCGGTCTGGGCACGGTGGTGGCGATCACAGGGCTCAACCTGCTGCTGTACCGCACCGAGCTGGGCCGCGCCATCCGCGCGACCTCGCAAAACCCGCTGGGTGCGGAGCTTCAGGGGGTGAAGACCGCCCACATTCAGGCCATTGTGTTTGGCCTGGGCGTGGCGTTCGCGGCCATTGCGGGCGTGCTGCTGATGCCGCTGCTGTACGCCTTTCCCACCGTCGGGGAAAACTACACCACCAAGGCGTTTATCGTCACGGTGCTCGGCGGCCTGGGCAGCCTGCCGGGAGCCATTGCCGGAGGGCTGGTGCTCGGCCTGATCGAATCGCTGGGGGCCTTTTACATCAGCAACAATTACCGCGACGCCTACGGCCTGGTGGCCTTTTTGTTGGTGCTGTTGCTACGCCCGGAAGGGCTGTTCGGGAAGACGGTGAAGCGCGTATGA
- a CDS encoding ABC transporter substrate-binding protein, whose translation MPGPFRSGLRGLAALTLLSSALALADTVKVGAITSLSGRFATFGRMQQAGFRVALEEINGRGGIGGNKVELLLEDDASDTNKALNAAERLVASGAPVVIGAYSSSITKPLSQYLARVKVPLIVATAVDETITKPGNAYTFRVNNQSSVYTRSLIEQLRKMGGMKTVVVLTSNDAFGKSVLTDATILLPRAGFTVLAKDTYDKGLTDFRPLLNRYKGQNPDVVILASYEEDAVALAKQVKEVGLAPRVIAGIATGFALPDFLKSAGSAAENYLVTMVWNPDVKYSGAERLYTRLKKALGGEEPSQHAAQSYAAMLAAVDAIRRGGTDPEKVRAALTQTKLSTAFGPVTFRSYGGYQNQNSVVGLITQVQGGKFVTVAPATAARGKVIFPKR comes from the coding sequence ATGCCAGGGCCCTTTCGTTCTGGGCTCCGGGGTCTCGCCGCCCTGACGCTGCTTTCCAGCGCACTTGCCCTTGCAGACACGGTCAAGGTGGGGGCGATCACCAGCCTCTCCGGGAGGTTCGCCACGTTCGGGCGGATGCAGCAGGCGGGCTTTCGGGTCGCCCTCGAGGAGATCAACGGCCGGGGCGGCATCGGCGGCAACAAAGTCGAACTGCTCCTCGAAGACGACGCGAGCGACACCAACAAGGCCCTCAACGCCGCCGAGCGCCTCGTCGCCTCTGGCGCTCCGGTGGTCATCGGCGCGTACTCCAGCAGCATCACCAAGCCGCTCTCGCAGTACCTCGCCCGCGTGAAGGTGCCCTTGATTGTGGCGACCGCCGTGGACGAGACGATTACCAAGCCCGGCAACGCTTACACCTTCCGGGTGAACAACCAGTCGAGCGTCTATACCCGCAGCCTGATCGAGCAGCTGCGCAAGATGGGCGGCATGAAAACGGTGGTCGTGCTCACCAGCAACGACGCCTTCGGCAAGAGCGTGCTGACGGACGCGACCATCCTGCTGCCGCGCGCCGGCTTTACCGTGCTGGCGAAAGACACCTACGACAAGGGCCTGACTGACTTCCGTCCGCTGCTCAACCGCTACAAGGGTCAGAACCCGGACGTGGTAATCCTCGCCAGCTACGAGGAAGACGCCGTCGCCCTCGCCAAACAGGTCAAGGAAGTCGGCCTCGCGCCCCGGGTGATCGCGGGCATCGCCACGGGCTTTGCGCTGCCCGACTTCCTGAAAAGTGCGGGCAGCGCCGCCGAGAACTACCTCGTCACGATGGTCTGGAACCCGGACGTGAAGTATTCGGGAGCCGAGCGCCTCTACACCCGGCTGAAAAAAGCGCTGGGGGGCGAGGAACCTTCGCAGCACGCCGCGCAGAGTTACGCCGCGATGCTCGCCGCCGTGGACGCCATTCGCCGGGGCGGCACCGACCCCGAGAAGGTCCGGGCGGCCCTTACGCAGACGAAGCTCTCGACCGCCTTCGGTCCGGTAACCTTCCGCAGTTACGGCGGATACCAGAACCAGAACAGCGTGGTTGGACTGATTACCCAGGTGCAGGGCGGAAAATTCGTCACGGTGGCTCCCGCCACGGCGGCGCGCGGGAAGGTTATCTTTCCGAAAAGATAA